A single Candidatus Rubidus massiliensis DNA region contains:
- the rlmN_2 gene encoding putative dual-specificity RNA methyltransferase RlmN, with amino-acid sequence MNFCEATLDELENWLEKENEKKFHAKQIFNWVYERFIIDFDEMTNLSKDLRTKLKKAFFFPALQLVKVVPSTDLETYKFLWKLREGSFVESVLICSGDRRTVCVSSQVGCPAKCAFCASGKQGFFRNLRPAEIIEQVLHINRWLKEKEERVSHIVYMGMGEPLKNYESVVHSIKTLSDPRTFNISQRRITVSTVGVVEGIKRLSNENLKVNLVLSLHAPNQHIRTKIIPYARKYPLQDILEAMDEYSSRTKRDITYEYTLIAGINDHPDHALELSHLLHGKQCTVNLIPYNPVPGLRLKRPDKKSIKQFRSVLFGSKIVHTCRFTKGDDIAAACGQLALQTKEEVKQLPEESKLNVI; translated from the coding sequence ATGAACTTTTGTGAAGCAACCCTAGACGAACTCGAAAATTGGCTTGAAAAAGAGAACGAAAAAAAATTTCACGCAAAACAAATCTTTAATTGGGTGTACGAACGTTTCATTATAGACTTTGATGAAATGACCAATCTTTCTAAAGACCTAAGAACTAAATTAAAAAAAGCGTTCTTTTTCCCAGCTTTACAACTAGTAAAAGTTGTTCCTTCCACTGACTTAGAAACCTATAAATTTCTCTGGAAATTAAGAGAGGGAAGTTTTGTTGAGTCTGTTTTAATTTGCTCTGGGGATAGAAGAACGGTTTGTGTTTCCTCTCAAGTAGGATGCCCCGCTAAATGCGCTTTTTGTGCTTCTGGAAAACAAGGATTTTTTAGAAATTTAAGACCGGCCGAAATCATTGAGCAAGTGTTACATATCAATCGCTGGTTAAAGGAGAAAGAGGAACGTGTTTCTCATATCGTTTATATGGGCATGGGGGAACCTTTAAAGAATTATGAATCAGTCGTTCACTCGATCAAAACCTTAAGTGATCCTCGCACCTTTAATATTTCTCAAAGACGCATTACGGTGTCAACTGTCGGCGTTGTTGAAGGGATTAAACGACTATCTAATGAAAACTTAAAAGTGAACTTGGTGTTGTCTTTACATGCTCCCAATCAACATATTCGTACGAAAATTATTCCCTACGCTAGAAAGTATCCTTTACAAGATATATTAGAAGCTATGGATGAGTATTCTTCTCGAACAAAAAGAGATATAACTTATGAATACACATTAATTGCTGGTATTAATGATCATCCAGACCATGCTTTAGAATTATCTCATTTATTGCATGGTAAGCAGTGTACTGTAAATTTAATTCCTTACAACCCAGTTCCAGGTTTAAGATTAAAAAGACCTGATAAAAAATCGATTAAACAATTTAGAAGCGTACTTTTTGGTTCTAAGATCGTTCACACTTGTCGTTTCACAAAAGGGGACGATATAGCAGCCGCTTGTGGGCAATTAGCATTGCAAACTAAAGAGGAAGTTAAACAACTGCCCGAAGAAAGCAAACTAAACGTTATCTAA
- a CDS encoding PGL/p-HBAD biosynthesis glycosyltransferase/MT3031, whose protein sequence is MKVNSITPQILSNNNTPQNLKVSIIIPSHNTSHALPITLDHIFLQSYQNFEVIVIDALSTDSTFSLINEYPKDKIKVITVPEHNYYKMLNKGISEATGDYINCLFPGDYYLSMYTLQEIMAYCQKMSLVYCGTFIRNNLSENKTLLRVLSNDHLKKGLQPTSIEACFFHMSLFDLYGKFNEHYYYRGGFDYLCRISKKDIEVVQINKILLDSDFRKLSRRVIAKRLLETFKILNKHFGLKVAIHWFFTQKDLSRIFWITVSHIKSYFLGNR, encoded by the coding sequence ATGAAAGTTAATTCTATTACACCACAAATCTTGTCTAACAACAACACCCCACAAAATCTAAAAGTTTCTATTATTATTCCCTCTCACAATACATCTCATGCCTTACCAATTACTTTAGATCACATTTTTTTACAAAGTTATCAAAATTTTGAAGTTATTGTTATTGATGCTTTATCTACAGATTCTACTTTTTCTTTAATTAATGAATACCCCAAAGATAAGATTAAGGTAATTACAGTACCTGAGCATAACTATTATAAAATGCTAAATAAAGGGATTAGTGAAGCAACAGGAGATTACATTAACTGTTTATTTCCAGGTGATTACTACTTATCTATGTATACTTTGCAAGAAATTATGGCTTATTGCCAGAAGATGAGTTTAGTTTATTGTGGCACCTTTATTCGAAATAACCTTTCAGAAAATAAAACTCTTTTAAGAGTATTAAGTAATGATCACTTAAAAAAAGGTCTTCAACCTACAAGTATTGAGGCTTGTTTTTTTCACATGAGTTTGTTTGACCTATATGGCAAATTTAACGAACATTACTATTATAGAGGGGGTTTTGATTACTTATGTCGTATAAGTAAAAAAGATATCGAAGTCGTACAAATAAATAAGATTTTATTAGATTCTGACTTTAGAAAGTTGAGTCGCAGGGTAATAGCAAAAAGATTATTGGAAACGTTTAAAATACTAAATAAACATTTCGGTTTAAAAGTTGCCATTCATTGGTTTTTTACACAAAAAGATTTGAGTAGAATATTTTGGATCACAGTTAGCCACATTAAAAGCTATTTTTTAGGGAATAGATAA
- a CDS encoding putative choloylglycine hydrolase translates to MKTRVSTDLYETILNEMVDQKTSPFYKCETTYLKNEDQNILFLQVKGTFYDSGFAIGFYHWKGIQSSINRVFKVLKRVGAGSAHKKLTNEELIEKAKSYHSNVPYHFLEKLRGVIDGCEAAGHPLENPADFISAIAYFEINEEFCCSMFAMNFPCTTDHTLHMSNSEYPFPVNYVNYPLMMIFHPVDNEGKKLGHSYLSLGVAGVSGSITGINEKGLATSQIRASFLKGDISQTGIPYTYLLDEIFMSCSTAEQAITYLTNQPKTNPKYYIFSDNLNKTNSLKIAFTAPSYTKAWNANEMPEVSLISNKDFANYEPCLNAVFWADMATPEANHGPDKAYNKIYPNLGIIEEKKGLEITKSLGSKYLALSAFFNTTTFDIWLSYANASKSADNREYIHINLKKYFDLRI, encoded by the coding sequence ATGAAAACGAGAGTATCCACAGATCTTTATGAAACGATATTAAATGAAATGGTCGATCAAAAAACATCACCATTTTATAAATGTGAGACTACCTATCTAAAAAATGAAGATCAAAATATTCTTTTTTTACAAGTAAAAGGTACTTTTTACGATAGCGGATTTGCTATCGGCTTTTATCATTGGAAGGGAATTCAATCCTCAATAAATCGCGTCTTCAAAGTTTTAAAAAGAGTGGGTGCAGGTTCTGCTCACAAAAAATTAACCAATGAAGAATTGATTGAAAAAGCTAAATCTTATCATTCAAACGTCCCCTACCATTTCTTAGAAAAATTACGTGGAGTTATTGATGGTTGCGAGGCAGCCGGCCATCCTTTAGAAAATCCAGCCGATTTTATTTCTGCTATTGCCTATTTTGAAATTAATGAAGAATTTTGTTGTTCTATGTTTGCTATGAATTTTCCTTGTACAACCGACCACACCTTACACATGAGTAACTCAGAATATCCATTCCCTGTAAATTATGTAAATTATCCCTTAATGATGATTTTTCATCCTGTAGATAATGAAGGGAAAAAGCTTGGTCATTCCTACTTATCTTTAGGAGTCGCTGGTGTTTCGGGGTCTATTACTGGAATAAATGAAAAAGGTCTTGCTACTTCACAAATTAGAGCGAGCTTCTTGAAGGGTGACATTTCCCAAACTGGTATACCTTATACATACCTTTTAGATGAGATTTTTATGAGTTGCAGTACAGCAGAACAAGCGATCACTTATTTAACTAACCAACCTAAGACAAATCCTAAATATTATATTTTTTCCGACAATCTCAATAAAACAAACTCATTAAAAATCGCATTTACGGCTCCAAGTTATACAAAAGCATGGAATGCTAACGAAATGCCAGAAGTTTCGTTAATCTCTAATAAGGATTTTGCAAACTATGAACCTTGCTTAAATGCTGTGTTTTGGGCTGATATGGCAACACCTGAAGCGAATCACGGCCCTGATAAGGCTTATAACAAAATCTACCCCAACCTTGGGATTATAGAAGAAAAAAAAGGTTTAGAAATAACTAAATCTTTAGGAAGTAAATACCTGGCTTTGTCTGCTTTTTTTAACACAACAACTTTTGATATCTGGTTATCTTATGCGAATGCGAGTAAAAGCGCGGATAATAGAGAGTATATACATATTAATTTGAAAAAATATTTCGATTTAAGAATTTAG
- the dnaG gene encoding DNA primase produces MRIYTQESLEALRQRVDIIDVISPYIDLKKSGASYKGLCPFHDERSPSFMVQKGDNHYHCFGCGAHGDSIQFLINHNKLSFNDAVETLAEKYQITLDLIEGGEKETGPNKKWIKEALTQATKFYQFQLLYSQEGNDALNYLYARKMDTDFITTFEIGYAPQEPHFFRKYMHSIGFNDEVLEGAGLISLNYGKEKEFFIDRIVFPVKDPMGQTIGFSARKYKEETFGGKYINTSETVLFKKSKILFGLNYSRRRIAKERRVIIVEGQIDALKVIHQGLNLTVASLGTAFGEFHAKELQKLGVVQVYIAMDSDQAGQEAARKVGHLFQKLGIEVKVVQLPQGSDPDSFIQQFGIEEFKNYLEQAIDFIPFIVQLYSKKFNTQSPSGKMQLVEVIKQEIADWDQPILVQESLKSLASILNISLDLIGNNVPLNNIYIKRSAYVGEVTIDPNQILEMDFLRWIILQSNIQPQFFEIAQKNVTIDDLKDSNCKEIYKIVFDICSHNKKLDFLTIASKIVTPGAQKILQEINQKIIQVEKGISFFQETVQKILNRNWMEKRELIKMKIQSGVCSDDEALELLKQFEALKPPHLV; encoded by the coding sequence ATGCGTATTTATACTCAAGAAAGTTTAGAAGCCTTAAGGCAAAGAGTTGATATAATAGATGTCATATCACCATACATTGATTTAAAAAAATCAGGAGCCTCTTATAAAGGTTTATGCCCCTTTCACGATGAAAGGTCTCCTTCCTTTATGGTTCAAAAGGGAGATAATCATTATCATTGTTTTGGTTGCGGTGCGCATGGCGATTCTATCCAGTTTTTGATCAATCACAATAAATTGAGTTTTAACGATGCTGTAGAGACTTTAGCTGAAAAATATCAAATCACCCTAGATCTCATCGAAGGTGGGGAAAAAGAAACGGGTCCTAATAAAAAATGGATAAAAGAAGCTTTAACTCAAGCTACTAAATTTTATCAGTTTCAACTCCTCTATTCGCAAGAAGGAAATGATGCGTTAAATTATCTTTATGCACGAAAAATGGACACAGATTTTATCACGACTTTTGAGATTGGCTATGCCCCTCAAGAACCCCATTTTTTTCGTAAGTACATGCATTCAATCGGATTTAACGATGAGGTGTTGGAAGGTGCCGGTTTAATAAGTCTAAACTATGGAAAAGAAAAAGAGTTTTTTATTGATCGGATCGTTTTTCCTGTCAAAGACCCCATGGGGCAAACGATTGGCTTTTCAGCTCGAAAATATAAAGAAGAGACCTTTGGTGGGAAGTATATAAACACATCCGAAACTGTTCTTTTTAAAAAATCTAAAATTTTGTTTGGCTTAAATTATTCGAGAAGACGAATCGCTAAAGAAAGACGTGTTATCATAGTTGAGGGGCAAATAGATGCTCTAAAAGTTATTCACCAAGGTTTAAACTTGACCGTGGCATCTCTAGGTACTGCTTTTGGAGAATTTCATGCTAAAGAATTACAAAAGCTTGGGGTGGTTCAGGTTTACATCGCCATGGATAGCGATCAAGCAGGTCAAGAAGCCGCTCGAAAAGTTGGACATCTTTTTCAAAAACTTGGGATTGAGGTGAAGGTAGTTCAATTGCCTCAAGGTTCAGACCCAGATTCTTTTATTCAGCAATTTGGCATAGAGGAATTTAAAAATTATTTAGAGCAAGCGATTGATTTTATCCCTTTTATAGTACAACTTTATTCTAAAAAATTTAACACCCAATCTCCTAGTGGTAAAATGCAGCTAGTAGAAGTTATAAAACAAGAAATTGCTGATTGGGATCAGCCTATTTTGGTTCAAGAAAGTTTAAAAAGCTTAGCTTCCATTTTAAATATTTCGTTAGATTTAATCGGAAATAATGTTCCCTTAAATAATATCTATATAAAAAGAAGTGCTTATGTTGGAGAAGTAACGATAGATCCAAATCAAATCCTTGAAATGGATTTTTTAAGATGGATTATTTTGCAAAGCAATATCCAACCTCAGTTTTTTGAAATTGCTCAAAAAAATGTAACCATTGACGATTTGAAGGATAGTAATTGTAAAGAAATATATAAAATTGTTTTTGATATTTGTAGTCATAACAAAAAGTTGGATTTTTTAACCATTGCTTCTAAAATTGTAACGCCAGGTGCACAAAAAATATTGCAAGAGATTAATCAAAAAATCATTCAAGTTGAAAAAGGAATTTCTTTTTTTCAAGAAACCGTTCAAAAAATTCTAAATCGCAATTGGATGGAAAAAAGGGAGTTGATCAAAATGAAAATCCAAAGCGGTGTATGTTCTGATGATGAAGCGTTAGAATTGTTAAAACAGTTTGAGGCCTTAAAACCTCCTCATTTGGTATAG
- a CDS encoding Transposase DDE domain protein has product MKKRSHEILEKCRELLLSTTFKNACRSSEKDFSRNRILRFPLLIVFILNLAKRSLQSELIKFSGILTLTFISKQLLSTTRKKILPIAFVKLNDTLISEFYTDNKFPTYLGFRLIVIDGSTLQLPESISILEKYGSCGNQKNNNCMPMAQVSYAYDPLSGLTLDAIISPYGSSERSMACDHILKIQPSTYANDLYIFDRGYPSLTLIFLLAQQRKNYLIRCTGTWLSEVRKLIKNQKRDTIIEISPKRLKGKKREDFKKRLPGVCLNSIQQMRVLIIDLPTGEQEFLITSLLDKDKFEYAMFIKLYHSRWGVEENYKFHKVRIEMENFSGESTQAIEQDFHATIFTANVRALLTNEAQEEMEEIFSKKMLKHDYKINQNIAIGILKDEIVKVLLTPESNLEVFCKRLKQDMKKNIVSIRPGRKYIRIKKTNRKYPMNMRRAL; this is encoded by the coding sequence ATGAAAAAAAGATCTCATGAAATTCTCGAAAAATGCCGAGAACTGCTCTTAAGTACCACATTCAAAAATGCTTGTAGGTCTAGCGAAAAAGACTTTTCTAGAAACCGCATCCTAAGATTTCCTCTTCTGATTGTATTTATATTAAATCTAGCCAAGAGGAGTCTACAAAGCGAATTAATTAAATTTAGCGGAATTTTAACTTTAACGTTCATATCTAAGCAACTTCTTTCAACGACACGAAAAAAAATATTACCGATTGCCTTTGTAAAATTGAATGATACTTTAATTAGTGAATTTTACACTGATAATAAGTTTCCAACTTACCTCGGTTTTCGTTTAATTGTGATAGATGGATCTACTTTACAGTTACCTGAGAGCATCTCTATTTTAGAGAAATATGGATCATGTGGTAACCAAAAAAACAATAACTGTATGCCGATGGCTCAAGTTTCTTATGCATACGATCCTCTCTCTGGATTAACTTTAGATGCTATTATAAGTCCTTATGGGAGTTCTGAACGAAGTATGGCTTGTGACCATATTTTAAAAATTCAACCTTCTACCTATGCTAACGATCTATATATATTTGATCGAGGATACCCTTCTCTTACTTTAATATTTCTTTTGGCCCAACAAAGAAAAAATTATTTAATAAGATGTACTGGGACATGGCTTTCCGAGGTTAGAAAGTTAATAAAGAACCAAAAGAGAGATACAATTATTGAAATTTCTCCAAAAAGACTCAAAGGAAAAAAAAGAGAGGACTTTAAAAAAAGATTGCCCGGGGTGTGTTTAAATTCCATTCAGCAAATGCGCGTTCTTATTATTGATCTTCCTACAGGTGAGCAAGAATTTCTAATAACTTCATTACTAGACAAAGACAAGTTTGAATATGCAATGTTTATAAAATTATATCATTCAAGGTGGGGAGTGGAAGAAAACTATAAATTTCATAAAGTACGTATTGAGATGGAAAATTTTAGTGGGGAATCAACTCAAGCAATAGAGCAAGATTTTCATGCAACTATATTTACAGCCAATGTTAGAGCCTTACTTACAAATGAAGCTCAAGAAGAAATGGAAGAAATCTTCTCTAAAAAGATGTTAAAGCATGACTATAAAATTAATCAGAATATTGCCATTGGGATTTTAAAAGACGAAATTGTCAAGGTTTTGTTGACTCCAGAGAGCAATCTTGAGGTTTTTTGCAAACGTTTGAAGCAAGATATGAAGAAAAATATAGTTTCAATAAGGCCAGGAAGGAAATATATTAGAATTAAAAAAACCAACCGGAAATACCCCATGAACATGCGGCGAGCCTTATGA
- the cpg2 gene encoding Carboxypeptidase G2 precursor — protein MKNILQLIENHCLNQKDWLQTLIDWSAINTFSTNFDGLASFSQILLKEFDVLNPESRCVVESEDRILVTNQGLIEKQALGPILSFKKHTQAPFQILLIGHMDTVFPPNATFQKARIERNNLIGPGVCDMKGGLLVMLQTLRILEKSPYAGNIGWQVIINSDEEISSVGSTTYIKEQAKNKNLCLVFEPAFPDGSIVNERKGSANFVIIVRGVKAHAGRDFTSGKNAITSLANSIVAINELNHNPYETTINVGVIEGGIGLNVVPDLAIARINIRFTIKEEYSRNKDQIQHILETQKIETNCTYEFIELNHCFPKNYNVVQKPFFDLYQEFAKTLNLNIGFTKSGGVCDGNTTANLNIPTIDTLGVVGGKMHTHEEYMIINSLVERIKISAFLLLQLASKPHYQERFL, from the coding sequence ATGAAGAATATTTTACAACTAATTGAAAATCATTGTTTAAATCAAAAAGATTGGTTGCAAACCCTTATCGATTGGTCTGCCATAAATACTTTTTCCACCAATTTTGATGGTTTGGCAAGCTTTAGTCAAATCTTACTTAAAGAATTTGATGTTTTAAATCCTGAAAGCCGTTGCGTAGTCGAATCAGAAGACAGAATTTTAGTGACTAACCAAGGGTTAATAGAAAAACAGGCCTTAGGACCCATTCTTTCCTTTAAAAAACACACCCAAGCTCCCTTTCAAATCCTTTTAATCGGACATATGGATACTGTCTTCCCTCCAAACGCAACGTTTCAAAAAGCTAGAATAGAAAGGAATAATTTAATCGGACCTGGCGTTTGTGACATGAAAGGTGGACTTCTTGTAATGTTACAAACTTTAAGAATACTTGAAAAAAGTCCCTACGCTGGCAATATCGGATGGCAAGTCATTATTAATTCTGATGAAGAAATTAGCTCTGTTGGCTCAACTACTTACATAAAAGAACAGGCAAAAAATAAAAACTTATGTTTAGTTTTTGAACCTGCTTTTCCAGATGGATCTATAGTTAATGAAAGAAAAGGTTCTGCTAACTTTGTCATAATCGTTCGTGGGGTAAAAGCGCATGCTGGAAGGGATTTTACTAGCGGTAAAAATGCCATTACTTCTCTTGCTAATTCTATAGTTGCCATAAACGAGTTAAATCATAATCCCTATGAAACGACTATAAATGTAGGTGTAATAGAGGGAGGCATTGGTCTAAACGTTGTTCCAGATCTTGCCATTGCAAGAATTAATATCCGTTTTACTATTAAAGAGGAATATTCAAGAAATAAAGATCAAATCCAACACATTTTAGAGACTCAAAAAATAGAAACGAACTGCACGTATGAATTTATAGAATTAAACCACTGTTTTCCCAAAAATTATAATGTAGTTCAAAAACCTTTTTTTGATTTGTATCAAGAGTTTGCTAAAACTCTAAACTTAAATATTGGTTTTACTAAAAGTGGTGGAGTATGTGATGGCAACACGACTGCAAATTTAAATATTCCAACTATTGACACACTAGGTGTTGTTGGAGGAAAGATGCATACACACGAAGAATATATGATTATCAATAGCTTAGTAGAACGAATAAAAATTAGCGCTTTTTTACTATTACAGTTAGCGTCAAAACCTCATTATCAAGAAAGGTTCTTATGA
- the argD gene encoding Acetylornithine/acetyl-lysine aminotransferase produces the protein MKLLSETLNEDKRVQEAKKILIEAVKDHQKNIQGIRPPTLEKKIPYQELLEELVERRGTPLALPYLGSGFGKGPFVELLDGSIKYDFITGIGVHYLGHSHEILINAALDAALSNTALQGNLQQNQDSLELMKMLTKLSGLDRCFLTTSGAMANENGLKIAFQHRFPANRVLAFSNGFCGRTLALSQITDKASFREGLPLNYSVDYLPFYDPNRHEESIEACIKKLKEYLQRYPKQHAVLIAELVQGEGGVYVGNKEFFQKIIELIKKEGILLLVDEVQSFGRLSEIFAFQYYQLESSVDIATIGKLSQVCATLYKKELTPKVGLLSQTFTSSTAVIKVSQALINHLVSNNFYGENGLINQISSYFHEKLQVLANKYPSIIQGPFGIGAMVAFTVFNGDLKKTVNFIKKLFEDGVMTFYAGQIPTRVRLLIPVGVISKDDIDKAISIIEKCLINCNEE, from the coding sequence ATGAAACTATTAAGTGAAACGTTAAATGAAGATAAAAGAGTTCAAGAGGCAAAAAAAATCTTAATTGAAGCTGTTAAAGATCACCAAAAAAATATTCAGGGAATCCGTCCACCTACCCTTGAAAAAAAAATACCTTACCAAGAACTTCTTGAGGAACTAGTCGAACGAAGAGGTACGCCTTTAGCTCTCCCCTATTTAGGCTCAGGCTTTGGAAAAGGACCTTTTGTAGAACTTCTCGATGGAAGTATAAAGTATGATTTTATAACAGGCATTGGTGTTCATTACTTAGGACACAGTCATGAAATCTTGATCAATGCAGCCTTAGATGCAGCCCTTTCCAACACTGCTTTGCAAGGAAATCTACAGCAAAATCAAGATAGCTTAGAACTTATGAAAATGTTAACGAAATTATCGGGGCTTGATCGATGTTTTCTAACAACTTCTGGCGCAATGGCAAACGAAAATGGTTTAAAAATTGCTTTTCAGCATCGCTTTCCAGCTAATCGAGTTTTGGCCTTTTCAAATGGCTTTTGTGGACGCACTCTAGCTCTTTCACAAATAACCGATAAAGCGTCGTTTCGTGAAGGCTTACCCCTTAATTATTCAGTAGATTATTTGCCATTTTACGATCCGAATAGACACGAAGAAAGTATAGAGGCTTGCATTAAAAAGCTTAAAGAATACCTCCAACGCTATCCAAAGCAACATGCTGTTTTGATAGCTGAATTAGTACAAGGAGAAGGGGGCGTTTATGTTGGCAACAAAGAATTCTTTCAAAAAATAATAGAACTTATTAAGAAGGAAGGCATTCTTTTACTGGTAGATGAAGTGCAAAGCTTTGGACGATTGTCTGAAATTTTTGCTTTTCAATATTATCAATTAGAATCATCTGTTGACATTGCCACAATTGGAAAATTGTCACAAGTGTGCGCCACTTTATACAAGAAAGAATTGACTCCAAAGGTTGGATTATTAAGCCAAACATTTACATCTAGCACAGCTGTTATTAAAGTTAGCCAAGCTTTAATCAATCATCTTGTCTCCAATAATTTTTACGGAGAAAATGGATTAATCAACCAAATTTCTTCTTATTTTCATGAAAAATTACAAGTATTAGCCAATAAATACCCTTCCATTATCCAAGGCCCCTTTGGCATTGGTGCGATGGTGGCTTTTACTGTTTTTAATGGTGATTTAAAAAAAACCGTAAACTTTATTAAAAAACTCTTTGAAGATGGGGTCATGACTTTTTATGCAGGCCAGATACCAACAAGAGTTCGCTTATTAATTCCAGTAGGTGTTATCTCGAAAGATGACATTGATAAAGCTATATCTATTATAGAAAAGTGTCTTATCAACTGTAACGAAGAGTAA